The segment ggcaaaaacaactgcttaaatggtcacatgaacgggggtagtagctttgggtggttcgcaactagtttgtctgacactagttacttcacttaaagacttgggtatgataattaggttttccaatattacatagtcaataaatattacttttttatcacttaaggattagctatggttgataagctccaagaaatagtgttcagaaaactcataaaaggcaaaaacaactgcttaaatggtcacaacaacgggggtagttacattgggtgtagcattataattagcaattgtgcagatccttcataataatagtatgttgttatataagcataaataacggaggaaaaatcttatttgatgttcttaataaggagtaatctCGCctgacattactacataattagcttttgctctaaatctttatgatgtatttcattataacatttttttcattagtatatttattgtctaattttatgattttgacatttactttattattaataattatttagatctcattgGTAGAGTATCTATCCTGTTGTCAATTGTATGTAGCAACTTCCACAGGAAGaaaaggggtgattatctttttgattaaactccaacTTTggtttgtgttttgcaacctaaagttataacatatttggatcaatctattatttcaatattctgtattcataatttattgttattattagttatatgattctaattgtttaattttgtatatttaacataaatgtatcatggtttattttttagtatgtaaattatatttaatttagggcttctttttaaacttagaacttcaaatatatattttgaaatactcaactttgtcgtttcattagttattattctgagaatatggttcataatgaattacaatttcatggagtgtgaaattttaaaatctactgtaacggataaaaaacttctaagtcaattattcgtagtaaatcttcattaaacattttgctaataaatactttcgttataccctcaaaaatcataataaagcaggcagctgataatcacatcagtattttaaacaatgataccataagtctttctctccccccttctccttgcacgcgtttttctctaaaGGATTATCAACTTTCATCATAGGCCAGGGGATCGCGAGTGTGTGTAAAAAGAGAGAGCgggacatatggtactattgattaaaagtcACAGTTTTGGAAgatagaatatcacgtgatgctggtataaatatggaatatatttcatattactctagaagagttaatataaaaagtagtttaagttttcaaattcaggaatacctgatttacttcgtgaaaatcatgaaaaacttccatatttctaaattatagaTTTACTAATAAAAGTCGCTAATATGAATCAATGGAGCATACCCAATTCTTAATCCgaagaaactgatgttagacaaactatttgcacgccatttgaagctaagaccccCATTGACACCATTCATGCTGTTGTTCTTGACCATATTACTGTAGTTCTCTAACACCTTATTTCGGAGATTATGAACATTTAGCTATATGCTAATCCTAAATTTGAAgaagtatttgtttaattaatttttgaatatttaaatacattaataataacttaCCCAACTCTTTACAAgaagaaactgatgttagacGAACTAATTGAAGAAAGACATATTATAGGAAACTAGCATCTTTAAGAGGTAATTGTTAAAGTTGTCAGAATCATCATGAGTCAAATGTTGTTCTTTTGTATTCATATTCTTCATGTGGGGCGAGGATATTAACTGTCGTTTGACTCTGGATGGGGGGCTGTAAGAGTATTTATATCGGTAtattcgacaaaatattttgttgtcgtCCGGTAGGTAGCTACAAATTTCATGGGCtctattaatttcaatccaggcgtagggagaattttttttcggCATTCCACTCATTTTATTGAACAAACTCAAATGTACTCGGCGAACAATAGATTAAGATTCTTTGAGGAGATGTTACCACAACAATAATTCAAGaaagattgaataaataagaaaaaagggaaatttcccaactgttttccttttctaatctcaaaagagtaatttatttgaGCAAAAAGCCCAGCTTTAGCTATGATACACCCTACTCCACGGATGTGCACAATCCATCTCTGAAAATCGGATATGTATAATACTTCATTAGTCCAATAAATGATAGCGACTACAAGTATAATACAtacctattatatttataagtacgactatataaatttctatttaacaCCACACATaacaaataaattgcaaaaaaaaaaaaaatcagagtgCTTGCATATAAGTATATGGTGCACAACCAGTGGTCCGGGGATGTGTCATaccatattagaaggggtcttAAGTGTATAGAAACGCGAGGGGGGTATCctgcacttcacctgtacaacttgAGGACCggtatgtatttttggatattagaagaaGGGTTTCTGGATGCTCAGGAAAGCCGCGCCTGAAGAATTTAATCTACTTCGGATACAGGAGCTCTATTACGCAAACCATGGTCTGGGTgtattttagcatattttaaGGGGTGCTGGATGCTAGGAAACGAAACGTAGTGGCGGTTGAGTTTAAACTGCTTTGAGACCCAGTAATTCATCTGTACAGCCTgaggatatttttgtatattaaaaggGCTGTTGAATGCTTACAGAATCCGTGAAGATTGAATTTGACCTACATCGCGGCCCAGCCATTCACCTGAACAACCTGTGTTTCGGGgtgtataaaaacatattataaaaggcTCATAAATGCTTAGAAACGCGACAGCCGTGGATTTTAAACTGTTTTAGGGCCCACCTCTTCACCTGTAAAACGTTGGGAGGGATATTAAATAGGGTATTTCATGGCAAGTTTCttcataattcaattattttaaggtccgaatataatataaattgcaataaaGTTTGCACtcgataataatattttgaaattccttcacgatgatattaaccgcaacaattttgtctcacaattATTATGTACACGACAATTTAACCACACAACGATTTTGTCTGCAACATTTTTATACCAATCAATGAATGTTGTCCTTATATAATgttcattaatgaataaaaaatatttttctgcaaaagaatacttaataatttacctatatgacatttatagcatatgaacaatacctatatatcataatatccttttaaattgaattaaaataagcaATCGTAtgcatcaataaatttaatgcatttttggCCAAATATCCCAAATAGTCTTTCGGCGAAATTTATgtttggcaaattgtccttcgtcTAAAAGTCCCCTCATGCTTATAAATAGTAGTCAAACTTagaagatatatgtatgtaaatgtataaatattatatatatgtatgtaaatgtataaatattatatatatgtatgtaaatgtataaatattatatatatgtatgtaaatgtatatatatgtatcttttaaacatcttttttttaacaaaaataattataataaattctgTACTTTTTGTGTAGTTTTTCGATCAAATTTTTAGCActgataaaaatcaaaatatatatcagtaTCATAGAATTCCACTCCAAATATGATATAAACAAATGGATACAAAATCTTCAACTGCATTTTGCACACTTTCAATATCGGattgttctttaaaaatgagattaagAGAGGTTTCTTCATTGGGAGTATCCATTGTGATGAGGATACAGGAATCAACACATTTATGAATGGAGTCTTGAATAACTAAGTGCTGAACAGAGCCATCTGGAGCACCAAATAATCTAGAAACAGGATAACGGGTTGACATGAGTTTCATAAGGGATTTGAACCACCTTAAGGGTCTGGATACGATTGCAACAagttcatcatttattttttcgaaaggCTCAATGTCCACAAGTGTGAGAAGTTCATTGAATTCCACAAATACGATACCGTTCTCTGAGGAAGGGTTAAGAAGACGAGACCAGAGTTGATCTCGTCTACAGTGAACCATTGCTCgctcaaatatatcatttaccATTGTTTCTGTTGCAAGGATCATTGAAGACATTATTTTCTCCATGGACTGCTCTCTAGATGAGTAGAACCCAACATAGTTGACACTTTCTCGTTGAATTGAAGAGGCTGTATCGTCTTTTTTCCTCCTAATGGCTTAGTACACTCATTCTTTAATACAGTACGAAATTGTCCTTTGGTTTTATCAACATTGTAAGTTGGATACAAATCCCGCTTACTCGTGagaattatgtaatattttaggTTAAGATTTTCATGAGAGGAATGGAAATCATCATTTATGAGAAGAAGAACAAAGTCATAGTCATCATACCCTGAAACGAAGCTTCCGGGAAGATTATTTCCGATATTCATTGAAGAACCGGAACCAGAAGAGGACGGACTTGTTCCATTCGTATCCTGATCCTGAGATGTAAGACTCGAACTTTGACGAACTAAGAGATAGTCGCATTCAAAGTCCTCATTAGCCTTTGCATCTAAAGGCTCCATTCTTAGAACCTTTAAGTCATAGCCCTTCTCATGTGATAAAAGATAGTTGTAGAGTTTTTTTGGTTTCACAAGAGGAGTATTTATGATAATATGTCCATTATGAACCATGTTACGTGCAAAATTGGGGCCCTTATTGTAGTATTTAAGGAAATCATCAATGAAGAAGGCGAGATGAAAgccttttgaaatatttgaggGCCGTCCAGATATAAAGTTATGAGCTGTTCGAAGATGATAGTCATATGTAAATGAATGAAGATGAATCAAATGTTTGATATTATCACACTCATCGATAAGTTTACGAGTAAATGATTCTTTTATTGCTTCCGGTGTTACACCAAGACCAGTAactggaaaataataatattaacttaaaatcagcaaatattaatatatgtatgcagCACTTAATATAACGTACCTAAATTAGATTCTCTACGGAAATTATAATGACATATAAGACGATCATACTCCATGACATAGAGCTTTGTAAAGAAGAAAGGTTGAATTACtcctatttcaaatattagaagaCCACCTGGAAGGGACTTTTGTAAGTAAACACTTGGTACCTTGTCCATCCTCTTGCGTGTACcagaaatgacatttttaatagAATCCTGATGTAAATCCCGTTTTCCCACCTttctatgattatatatattcccACTATTTGCATTGTTAACTCTTCGTTGAATCGCAATGAATCCTAATGTATGGAGATACTGAATGTACTCTTGAACATAGTTTTGAATGAGACCAATATGACTTCGTTCTTCAAcctaaatttgttgaaaatatatgttataagaatattattaatgatatgtCCATTGTATATATTGGAGTCCAGAGGAAATGCCCAACTTAATAGtgaaaatgagatttttgaCTCACATTGATAGggaagattaaatattttgaaaacttcaactatcaatatttcaaaacagtaatacatatttgatattacacTTTTTCTCCGGACCCACGATACACAATAATGGATACCTGAATACCTGAGGACGTCTATGAATTGAAAGATCTAGAGGATTGATAATATCAAGTCTCGTAGAATGAGCCTGAGATCTCCAATGGggtaaaaataaaagtggaGTTAAACAGAAATGAACGAGTCTAGcagactttttgaaaaatttgagaaCTTGATTATTAAAGATTATGGTATTCCCAGAGGATTCGCCACGATTCTGCCAAAGGAAATAGAGCCTAGAGAGCATTTCCTTATTGTCAGATGCCTTCATATGCAACATTTGACTTCCATGTTGCTTCATGGGATCATTTCCATTTGCATAAGGGCTTTCACTGAGAAGGCATGAAGGTTTAGTGTCTCTATAAATACTCAGGAACCGATTTATTCTTTTaggattattttgatatttgttacTCTCTACTGCATTGGAAGTCGATACTTTAGAAGGAACTGCTTTATTGTTAACTAATAATTCCACATATGCTATTCCGCCCTTTGATCCCAGGTACGGATTATCAGATTGTTCCTGACACTTCCTATTAAACTTAGTATTATGAAAGATACCAAGTTTTTGACTCACGATAGATGTAGTCAAACAGGACCTAGCAGACATCCAATGACTGAGAGACGAGAcagattttgatatttgataaaCTACATCTTTAGAAACATTATAGACCCAAAAAGAAATCTCATTACGGCtcacatgaataaatataatgtcaCGGCGTGGAGAGTAAGGCATGGATTGAAATTTTCGATAGTATGAATCACTATTAGGTGTTCCtaattctttttcttcatcCAAATTCTTTTCAACTTTCCTTGCCTgaccaattaaataaaagtCACTTTGAGAAGTCAttacattttcttcatttcttatACAAATGAAGCCTCTCCCATCTTCCACAGAGTTGTGAAACATCCGGCATATAATGTCAGGAGTAGAAAGTCgaattatttttcgaatttcttttaaaagatcAAAGGAAGAATAATGGAGAGAATGTTTATGAACAAATTTGGAGACGGAAGGAACACAAAGTGTGGTTCCATAGTCCAACCACTcctttgtaataataaaattgggaCTTAAATTATCATCGTTAATAAGAATACTAGATTTACAAATCTTCATCTCCATATAATAGTCCCACAGACTTTGAGTTAAGGCTTGTTTTAAAGATTCCTTTAATTTTTCCACGCTCAGCTTTCCCCTCTCCCACAAACTGAAAATAATGCTCCTGTTCGTATCGACTGAATCCTCTTCAGAGACATTTGTAAATCTAACAAAATCCTCACTTTTGAATACTTCACTTGAACTATTATTTCCTTTATCGGAAGATTTTATTCCACTTTCATTGAATTCCTCTGAATGATATTCAACCTTGATTACTCCAATTCCTTTATGACGACCAATCTTACCGCATTCagtatatatgtaggtacaacTTGACTCCTGATCTCTAAAATGATGCTCAGACTTTGAGGAAGAATACTTAGGTTCtataaaaggtatttttgtTTGGAAATGCGTTAGGTTTTGTTTAAGGTAggaaaatacacttttttcaGAGGTATTGGaaggaatataaaatgaaaatgtaagGTCTGGATTATTTGATGGTTGAAGAAATGAAACGTCCATGGGGGATAATTTACTTCTCGGATTTCTTTGAAGTACTTCTGATATGACCTCAATCACTTGTTCATTTAACTCCTGCTCTAATGTGGAAACTAAATGTACTTTGATATCGTCTCCAGGCTCAATCAGGCCCTGGACCTTCAGATTAATCTTAGTGCAACTATTAAATTGTGGAGTATCCACCGATTGAGAAAGAATGGAGAGGTTATCCATTGTCTCTGTTGATGAAACGCCATTATTTTTTGCAACACAGGAGCTGAAAGATGAAGTCCGTGAAATGAAGCGAGATTCATCACCCTCCACTTCATAGCACCCTGTACTAGAACCCTCTCGAATTGTAATGTAATAAATGTTATCATTTTCAtccatatatacaaaaatattatgtctgTTCTGAACTTGAAAAGTACTCAATTTAAGTTTTATAGCTTTAATACCCCTAGAGAGCTGATGGTCAAAATGCTTCAGTCTAGGATGCAAGCAAAAATATGTCTCCCAAACAATAGAACAAGAGAAAAAGCCTGGTTTGAATCGGAGATCAATATTTGCCATTGAGTTGTTGGTTTCCATTTCTTGTTTCTGTAATTGCATTTGCTGCtgtacagaaaaataattatgagcGTTCCAATTGAAAGAGGACTCCTCATTCTTATCTGATTCAAGAAGACGATGACAAAGTCTGGATTCAAATAAATCTATCAAAAGCATTTCCTGATTAACAGATTTACATATAGCTTTTATATTGGCTGAAAGAGAGGCAAGAGCTTGTCTCCATGGTAAAACAATTGAGAGCTGTCCCTCACGATATTGAAAGTAAATGGAAACAATATCATCTTCGATAAATACTATAAGCCAACAAGTAGGTTTATGACTATTTTCTGAATGTTTTCTTTTGTTAGGGATTGAAGCAACTTCTTTTACGGGCGATAGTTGAAATCTCTGGTGCTCATCCAGTACATTGCCACAACTCATTGTATTATTGATAGAACCAGAGGATGCACAGCTCATGGAATCTCCACCACCCTCTTGAACTATGTAATAATAGTTTCCTTCCCTTAGAATCTTGTATCCTTGCAAGAGATCAATTTCCTCAAATTGAGCAATAAAGGATTTGAGAGATTTCTCAGGCTTTAGAACAAAAGATAGTGGAAACCTTTGAACAGCACAGCCTGGCTTATTAATAGAAACTGTGATATGCTCCGTGACTTTTTTCAGAACAGATTCATTGACAGTGTGTGTTTTTGTCATTGagtatattatttcatttctcaTCATCCATTGGATCTCTTCTACAATATTCTCAAGGGCTTTCTTTTGAGTACCAGTAtacttagaaatatttaaagttcCATCATCTACTTTCATGGACTCGCCATTTTCTCTCTTCAATGGTATAACAAACTGTCTAATATCTAAGGCTGGGGGAGAACCCACAAAGTCCAAATTAACGGATGATGCCCACATACTATTATCAGGGATATTACAACACATGGTTTGAGGTTGAAGACATATGGCAACCAAATGtatggaaaataaatctttgggATTATATGAACCTTCTTCATCTGTCTTACCAATGAGTTCCATCCAACAAGTAGGTATCTCAGTTAAGGGAGGCCCATTGGCTTGTATTTCCTGTTTACAATGATtggcaaaaatttgaataaaaagaggCTGATCAATACCTCCTGGATTAAAAACACACCCATTATTGTTGGAAGCTATGGATATTCCATCAAAATCATCTTGAGTCTCATTGATATTGCTAGATTCGTTTGTCATGATAGAACCAAGAGATGAATTTTGAGGCCGAGATTTTGTTCCGAACGACAAAGATGGATTTACATCACAGCTCCTTTTACTATCCAAGTGTTTTGCCAATGAGGAAGCAACCTCAATATCAACATCATTGGCGATTGTATCTCTTCGATTTCCATGATAGTGAGTTTGTTCCGCTGATGAATAAAAGTAGTAGAGGTCTTTAAAACCAGGTACTAGTTGAAAATAAGTGCCGAGGATATCGGAGAACTTCTTTTTAATGGCAAAATGATTAGGCGAATGACATGGTCTGGGATCaacataaacattattttcataactttctTCATCAATTTCATCATTATGACCACATATACTATCCACGAAATCCTTAGCATCAATGGATTGAAATATCTCTTTATCACAGTACTTGACAGCATTCAACACATCATAAGTATGAACTGCCTCATGATTTTGCAAAGATTCAAATAGTACATGCACATAAGCTTTAGCATACGCAGACTGAAGTGAAGCAGCATGATTTCGTATGTATCTTTCGACAAGCGGTGTTTCATTAAATCCAGCTTTCTTGATGGGTTTTTCTGGAAATTCAAATGTGTTATCGATTAATGAACTTACAATTTGAGGACTATCTTTAGTTTTCAAAAGTCGAGTGATCAAATTGTTGGTTGATACATCATACATGAAAATAGGAAGGGAAAGAGAGCCCCAAAGAGGTGGAATCTTTTTCGATTcatgtttttcatcattttgctTTGGTGTAGATGTTGA is part of the Lepeophtheirus salmonis chromosome 14, UVic_Lsal_1.4, whole genome shotgun sequence genome and harbors:
- the LOC121128886 gene encoding LOW QUALITY PROTEIN: KICSTOR complex protein SZT2 (The sequence of the model RefSeq protein was modified relative to this genomic sequence to represent the inferred CDS: inserted 1 base in 1 codon) gives rise to the protein MDEKAPDQDEGEAILEAEQIYVLMKKDFRLSRNTRAQWYFNHLDSVIQVSKYESIHDFSGELDVVSVVPKDPDSDWDWDIGHLYSYRVNSGSMVHFLAQRYRLVYLLDLSPSSFGSAVFPAFKKCLQALVRPFYVPGSQLLLKPDIYVTVIAWTPFLTDYSQQVLKQGFLLTSENLGSYLSSILDKLKKLGVRVSGIAASALQNIQSGRAESERIMGHLFEDEEPVEPCASIPVATPEAGFINMIRTGILALQLLPKLSSGGIIVVTDGIFSIPDMNICDSLLNQLRSSTISLSFLQVASAYHPHAGYGRVPYVELMEFFSCATYGTYLPKVPEVHHESYVYNMNIFHEAFLCWSFRKALEGLKLLTPPQVIEDRNIKRKGVLHQGVKNSLFKHSDEEFIIKKTLLEATMQCRLSSLLSVRLREGYTLNTVHILTDMIQVQLTLPWKIGTYIHYTVQCPWPQAPGPQLPLATVVVYVEGFYDTLHDIICRKDTIYSSHDRNNVTRRFYVTLQNLAHVDKLLCHIESFKTSPDHYTVPENIKKSVPLFYMPPNSTTPVFYREEFANTAFGSFWKPINFLDINIWHRWMHTNRIHIMLQHDHPLPRHLFLANSSGRYTSVHCRKAALKLFEMLKEISTFVLLENNSYVQFIKNEEDSSSNLTSHPSSFYVIRITSKPPCVVIWLAFPSGASANVRHRVHHQLLLKIDELRIRQNHLDLITPIEVKGTTLLLKPVERILVRYNKIPSDFFNLLEPAYSSGNLHHQPLLKCDGNNSTTNNNNNGKNSHPMLQQSRATSSHGTFLALARYLHHKRWIWCIRSSNFVNRNLDGEGKFLDTLISGQVLARILHTLAKSRLLEGFTFAHSHLGVQNLALELPMRHETKNVFAKKSLFTQQCVVQYVIFPPHTEFYSNVSSKNQNDSITTRNDESSSEKEDEGTSGEIQIITEVWVEPQDGVVEDGREERQYLNELKYRELPDAFFKRDKEIITTLLSFEHLVSSFEYLNYEEKEGELDNKKFMSSSTSNRDPFSTVSYIPYSPDIIQLLGKSSSVEILLSMFIQDLSDSESQHLNEKLYNKILSHIEENHDQEYPLSENEDIDFLQLILSTDSYRRKVKDSWIREDSYAKWRCFVKVFHNNHIIITLLPETYEELMNLMLIDDDDDDEEEEMTNKTARDPNGHDKEFLDMEEEFEKKIMVDRGGVVFIKKPIEKQSIPSLLFDSSAGSSSSNLMNNNSNCDPIYSSVYTDSNYDGDCVNGRVRIRSSGSDRIKHQSSRDRAGSLEAFYGNNTDPSMRQRTFSMDSKRGCFKSSLLLRAGQNPGLSPNPLKSSTSTPKQNDEKHESKKIPPLWGSLSLPIFMYDVSTNNLITRLLKTKDSPQIVSSLIDNTFEFPEKPIKKAGFNETPLVERYIRNHAASLQSAYAKAYVHVLFESLQNHEAVHTYDVLNAVKYCDKEIFQSIDAKDFVDSICGHNDEIDEESYENNVYVDPRPCHSPNHFAIKKKFSDILGTYFQLVPGFKDLYYFYSSAEQTHYHGNRRDTIANDVDIEVASSLAKHLDSKRSCDVNPSLSFGTKSRPQNSSLGSIMTNESSNINETQDDFDGISIASNNNGCVFNPGGIDQPLFIQIFANHCKQEIQANGPPLTEIPTCWMELIGKTDEEGSYNPKDLFSIHLVAICLQPQTMCCNIPDNSMWASSVNLDFVGSPPALDIRQFVIPLKRENGESMKVDDGTLNISKYTGTQKKALENIVEEIQWMMRNEIIYSMTKTHTVNESVLKKVTEHITVSINKPGCAVQRFPLSFVLKPEKSLKSFIAQFEEIDLLQGYKILREGNYYYIVQEGGGDSMSCASSGSINNTMSCGNVLDEHQRFQLSPVKEVASIPNKRKHSENSHKPTCWLIVFIEDDIVSIYFQYREGQLSIVLPWRQALASLSANIKAICKSVNQEMLLIDLFESRLCHRLLESDKNEESSFNWNAHNYFSVQQQMQLQKQEMETNNSMANIDLRFKPGFFSCSIVWETYFCLHPRLKHFDHQLSRGIKAIKLKLSTFQVQNRHNIFVYMDENDNIYYITIREGSSTGCYEVEGDESRFISRTSSFSSCVAKNNGVSSTETMDNLSILSQSVDTPQFNSCTKINLKVQGLIEPGDDIKVHLVSTLEQELNEQVIEVISEVLQRNPRSKLSPMDVSFLQPSNNPDLTFSFYIPSNTSEKSVFSYLKQNLTHFQTKIPFIEPKYSSSKSEHHFRDQESSCTYIYTECGKIGRHKGIGVIKVEYHSEEFNESGIKSSDKGNNSSSEVFKSEDFVRFTNVSEEDSVDTNRSIIFSLWERGKLSVEKLKESLKQALTQSLWDYYMEMKICKSSILINDDNLSPNFIITKEWLDYGTTLCVPSVSKFVHKHSLHYSSFDLLKEIRKIIRLSTPDIICRMFHNSVEDGRGFICIRNEENVMTSQSDFYLIGQARKVEKNLDEEKELGTPNSDSYYRKFQSMPYSPRRDIIFIHVSRNEISFWVYNVSKDVVYQISKSVSSLSHWMSARSCLTTSIVSQKLGIFHNTKFNRKCQEQSDNPYLGSKGGIAYVELLVNNKAVPSKVSTSNAVESNKYQNNPKRINRFLSIYRDTKPSCLLSESPYANGNDPMKQHGSQMLHMKASDNKEMLSRLYFLWQNRGESSGNTIIFNNQVLKFFKKSARLVHFCLTPLLFLPHWRSQAHSTRLDIINPLDLSIHRRPQVEERSHIGLIQNYVQEYIQYLHTLGFIAIQRRVNNANSGNIYNHRKVGKRDLHQDSIKNVISGTRKRMDKVPSVYLQKSLPGGLLIFEIGVIQPFFFTKLYVMEYDRLICHYNFRRESNLVTGLGVTPEAIKESFTRKLIDECDNIKHLIHLHSFTYDYHLRTAHNFISGRPSNISKGFHLAFFIDDFLKYYNKGPNFARNMVHNGHIIINTPLVKPKKLYNYLLSHEKGYDLKVLRMEPLDAKANEDFECDYLLVRQSSSLTSQDQDTNGTSPSSSGSGSSMNIGNNLPGSFVSGYDDYDFVLLLINDDFHSSHENLNLKYYIILTSKRDLYPTYNVDKTKGQFRTVLKNECTXAIRRKKDDTASSIQRESVNYVGFYSSREQSMEKIMSSMILATETMVNDIFERAMVHCRRDQLWSRLLNPSSENGIVFVEFNELLTLVDIEPFEKINDELVAIVSRPLRWFKSLMKLMSTRYPVSRLFGAPDGSVQHLVIQDSIHKCVDSCILITMDTPNEETSLNLIFKEQSDIESVQNAVEDFVSICLYHIWSGIL